Proteins encoded by one window of Cuniculiplasma divulgatum:
- a CDS encoding glycoside hydrolase family 31 protein, whose protein sequence is MYHIFKGQKDILKFQVGNGEEFIETGFLKENEVEGSPSFQLREEDGGTRIIVPILESDHILGLGEKAFPVERKRTTGKMWNYDSYNYYLGYDPLYVSIPFFMKTGINETIGYFINYTGEINFDFGVTDYTNIIIDVKSENFSFYVLNGETPEVVLQKYTDLTGKPFHIPEWALEHQISKYSYYPEERVEEVVENYQKAFGPYAVGSVYLDIDYMDEYNIFTEDKNKFPGMKEMIERLHGKNVRVIPIIDPGLKADQKSEIFRKGLGSYIETSRGEIYTGDVWPGKCVFPDFFKKEGGDFWFDEMSKFLSKGYDGVWLDMNEPSVHNVESRTVEPDAVHEVNGKMVKHSEVHNAYALKEAEYTYKAMKPGKSYILSRSGFAGIQKYAAIWSGDGLSTFENMGLQIPILTSLSISGVPYVGCDLGGFSGYSSPELILRFYQMALFFPVYRNHKVKMGNDQELYVFDSYYRKRFSDLLNIRHNFVPYLYWKCVESEKFGTPVIRPLAFNFPKEDGIFTIDDEYMVGDELLLAPIVVQSQENRELYLPDGMWYDYESSDIYMGHRRIRSTGDLPLYQKKNSVIIVGQKIYYFGNVEREVYFGNKWHRFKSVNGTVEIDGKEDSEKIAINIEMKKPLLKDLIS, encoded by the coding sequence ATGTATCATATTTTTAAGGGTCAGAAGGACATATTGAAATTTCAGGTTGGAAACGGAGAGGAATTCATAGAAACAGGATTCCTTAAGGAGAATGAGGTCGAAGGTTCTCCCTCTTTTCAGTTAAGGGAAGAGGATGGAGGAACAAGAATTATAGTGCCTATTCTGGAGAGTGACCATATACTGGGGCTTGGAGAAAAGGCATTTCCTGTAGAAAGGAAGAGAACAACTGGAAAGATGTGGAATTATGATAGTTATAACTATTATCTTGGATATGATCCCTTATATGTATCAATACCATTTTTCATGAAAACTGGAATAAATGAAACCATTGGGTACTTCATAAATTATACAGGTGAAATCAATTTTGATTTTGGAGTAACCGATTATACGAACATAATAATTGATGTAAAATCTGAAAACTTTTCCTTTTATGTCCTGAATGGAGAAACACCAGAAGTTGTATTGCAGAAATACACTGACCTTACAGGAAAGCCGTTTCATATCCCGGAATGGGCTTTAGAACACCAGATATCTAAATATTCATACTATCCAGAGGAAAGGGTGGAGGAAGTTGTAGAAAATTATCAAAAGGCATTTGGACCTTATGCCGTAGGTTCAGTTTATCTGGATATTGATTATATGGATGAATACAACATTTTTACAGAGGATAAAAATAAATTTCCAGGAATGAAAGAAATGATTGAAAGACTACATGGCAAAAATGTCAGGGTAATTCCCATAATAGATCCTGGGCTTAAGGCAGACCAAAAAAGTGAAATATTCAGGAAAGGCCTCGGATCATATATAGAAACTTCCAGAGGTGAGATATATACTGGAGATGTATGGCCCGGTAAATGCGTATTTCCAGATTTTTTCAAGAAGGAGGGTGGAGATTTCTGGTTCGACGAGATGTCTAAATTTCTTTCTAAGGGCTATGATGGTGTCTGGCTTGACATGAACGAACCTTCAGTTCATAATGTTGAATCAAGAACAGTAGAACCTGATGCTGTTCACGAAGTGAATGGAAAGATGGTGAAACATTCCGAAGTACATAATGCATATGCACTGAAGGAGGCTGAATATACTTATAAAGCGATGAAGCCCGGAAAAAGTTATATCCTGTCCAGATCTGGATTTGCAGGTATACAGAAATATGCTGCCATATGGAGTGGAGATGGGCTATCAACATTTGAAAATATGGGTCTTCAGATTCCAATTCTTACTTCTTTGAGCATATCAGGGGTTCCATACGTAGGTTGCGATCTTGGAGGATTTTCAGGGTATTCTAGTCCTGAACTAATTTTGAGATTTTACCAAATGGCCCTCTTTTTCCCAGTATACAGGAATCACAAGGTGAAGATGGGGAATGATCAGGAACTGTATGTCTTTGACAGTTATTACCGAAAAAGATTCAGTGATTTACTAAATATAAGACATAATTTTGTTCCCTATCTTTACTGGAAATGTGTTGAATCTGAGAAATTTGGCACCCCTGTTATAAGGCCGCTTGCCTTCAACTTTCCGAAAGAAGATGGCATATTCACAATCGATGATGAGTACATGGTTGGAGATGAGCTTTTACTTGCGCCTATTGTTGTTCAGTCTCAGGAAAACAGGGAGCTTTACCTGCCAGATGGTATGTGGTACGATTATGAATCATCTGATATATACATGGGACATAGAAGAATAAGATCAACAGGAGACCTTCCTTTATACCAGAAGAAGAATTCAGTTATAATAGTCGGACAAAAAATCTACTATTTTGGGAATGTTGAAAGGGAAGTATACTTTGGAAACAAATGGCACAGGTTCAAATCAGTGAATGGAACGGTAGAAATAGATGGAAAAGAAGATAGCGAAAAGATTGCAATCAACATTGAAATGAAAAAACCTCTCTTGAAAGATCTGATTTCCTAG
- a CDS encoding D-glyceraldehyde dehydrogenase yields the protein MKNLIDGKWVDSSSGKTLDDLNPATGMKIDTFPAATKDDVSRAIDAAEGTFWKWNDLGSKERGRIVRKAGDLIQAKRKELEDLLVRECGKIRPQAQEEVNGVLDQIYYYAEFERKINGDLVEGDSSTRKIFQYKVPRGVVVALTPWNFPAAMVARKLAPALMTGNSVVLKPSSDTPLIAEWIVRKFQEAGIPDGVLNFVTGKGSEIGDFIVSHKKVALVTLTGSTGTGQRIIQQSSANMSKLMLELGGKAPFIVWNDADMEKALTTLVWAKFWNAGQSCIAAERLYIHEDIADKFEEKFISMTKGIKVGDPETAQMGPLINHDAQKNMENVIAESEKENLKILSGGRKPDLKGEFNKGFFFEPTLIDNVPQKSSIFQDEIFGPVLGIHRVNDWDETIKMANDSQFGLASYLFTEDNKRIYQASEAIRFGELYVNMPGPESSQGYHTGFRMTGLAGEGSKYGIGEYLQLKNVYVDYSRDKLKLGSIPGF from the coding sequence ATGAAGAATTTAATCGATGGAAAGTGGGTAGATTCGTCAAGTGGAAAAACACTGGATGATCTGAACCCTGCAACAGGCATGAAAATTGATACATTTCCAGCTGCAACAAAAGATGATGTGAGTAGAGCCATAGACGCGGCAGAAGGAACATTCTGGAAGTGGAATGATCTTGGCTCGAAGGAGAGAGGACGAATAGTCAGGAAGGCTGGAGACCTAATACAGGCTAAGAGGAAAGAACTGGAAGATCTGCTGGTCAGGGAATGCGGAAAGATAAGACCACAGGCCCAGGAAGAGGTAAATGGTGTTCTTGACCAGATTTATTACTACGCTGAATTTGAAAGAAAGATCAACGGCGATCTTGTAGAGGGCGACTCAAGCACTAGAAAAATATTCCAGTATAAGGTGCCAAGGGGAGTTGTAGTTGCACTCACACCATGGAACTTTCCCGCAGCAATGGTAGCCAGAAAGCTTGCCCCAGCCCTCATGACAGGTAATTCGGTTGTTCTGAAGCCAAGCAGTGACACACCATTAATTGCAGAATGGATAGTAAGGAAATTCCAGGAAGCAGGCATTCCTGATGGAGTTCTTAACTTTGTCACTGGAAAAGGTTCCGAAATAGGGGATTTCATAGTTTCACACAAGAAGGTAGCTCTGGTCACACTTACAGGTTCAACAGGAACCGGTCAGAGAATTATACAGCAATCATCGGCTAATATGTCAAAGCTTATGCTCGAACTCGGTGGTAAAGCACCTTTTATTGTCTGGAATGACGCAGATATGGAAAAGGCACTTACGACTTTAGTATGGGCTAAATTCTGGAATGCTGGTCAGTCATGTATAGCTGCTGAGAGACTTTACATCCATGAGGATATAGCTGATAAATTTGAGGAGAAATTCATTTCAATGACAAAAGGTATAAAGGTCGGTGATCCAGAAACAGCACAGATGGGTCCACTTATCAACCATGATGCACAGAAAAACATGGAAAATGTCATAGCTGAATCGGAAAAGGAGAATCTGAAAATATTATCAGGTGGAAGGAAGCCAGATCTTAAGGGAGAGTTTAACAAAGGATTCTTCTTTGAACCAACACTAATAGACAATGTTCCTCAGAAGTCATCAATATTTCAGGATGAGATATTCGGTCCCGTGCTAGGAATTCATCGAGTAAATGACTGGGATGAAACTATAAAGATGGCAAACGATTCGCAATTCGGGCTTGCTTCCTATCTATTCACAGAAGATAACAAGAGGATATACCAGGCATCCGAGGCCATAAGATTTGGAGAACTATACGTAAATATGCCTGGACCAGAATCATCTCAGGGATACCACACCGGGTTCAGAATGACCGGTCTTGCCGGTGAGGGTAGTAAATACGGCATAGGAGAGTATTTGCAACTCAAAAATGTGTATGTGGATTACTCAAGAGATAAGCTGAAATTGGGAAGCATTCCAGGCTTCTAA
- a CDS encoding transposase, which yields MNHVVCPMCGSENIFADSGLITGKYKCNECGYVGSLIYEFDDKDYELFKRQLERSKSREKFPK from the coding sequence ATGAATCATGTGGTCTGTCCTATGTGCGGATCGGAGAACATTTTCGCTGATTCCGGATTGATAACTGGAAAATACAAATGCAATGAATGTGGGTACGTTGGCTCACTCATATATGAATTTGATGACAAGGATTATGAATTATTTAAAAGACAGCTTGAAAGGAGTAAGAGCAGAGAAAAATTCCCTAAATAA
- a CDS encoding APC family permease — protein sequence MDRRTVREIYLGRLIITVLSLAVFLFSILFFVSNKSVLLNFNNMTINKSLLIVSIMAMIFFSLYLTVSFPKSLRIKFSRPRIRGKPNPVYGFFIILSIGIGSTLGSPLFILIPENALQYGIISTVSLLVAAITSLFMAKVYFDVYEFHKNNGRDIVGGPAFVREAYGVSSVRYFISRISMWVANSALSAYCVIIFFDLLLIVIPDSSIGGSLISMVMVYAILGLFVVWFIINAFFEERFLRSIGKVQLIMMIVMAVILVAEETVILRTPAHLSTHLFFSFTGNWIEDILIDTGYLFILFFGFQEIMAFQRNITDKSTIKIPGIKKTIVMDKDHVIKWSMIFTIIVSSSINIIYSIAVLLTQSRGTGIEKSSIPAFLIAQMTGGESWFLLMIIAFIIATLTTFVPAFLAASRHLKSLGEDRIFPYSLTKYSWLFTLVFIILLVASGESFLLSITDFMVLISLGFITISGTHYRNELGNVKGLLFPVMVGILTFTFGAFNYFVDPVVVLFSILIISVAYLVHNLINMDSVALKLFTGSMLVMILLTDMFINIEVTGTSGIHFFFLKEGLKNTFDEFLLLMFSLVILSIVDFMLEWRLSRKMNLLDILQ from the coding sequence ATGGATAGAAGAACAGTACGAGAAATCTATTTGGGAAGGCTCATAATAACAGTTTTAAGTCTCGCTGTTTTTTTATTCTCCATACTTTTCTTCGTTAGTAACAAATCAGTTTTACTTAATTTTAACAATATGACAATAAATAAATCTCTTCTGATCGTTTCCATAATGGCAATGATATTTTTTAGCCTGTATCTCACAGTATCATTTCCAAAATCACTTAGAATTAAATTCTCCAGACCCAGAATCAGAGGAAAGCCAAACCCCGTTTATGGTTTTTTTATAATTCTTTCCATAGGGATAGGTTCTACTCTAGGTTCACCTTTATTTATACTCATACCAGAAAATGCACTGCAATACGGCATAATATCAACGGTATCTCTTCTTGTTGCCGCCATTACTTCCCTTTTTATGGCCAAGGTTTACTTTGATGTCTATGAGTTTCACAAAAACAATGGTAGAGATATTGTCGGAGGACCTGCATTTGTAAGGGAGGCCTATGGAGTTTCATCTGTCAGATACTTCATTAGCAGAATTTCTATGTGGGTAGCGAACTCAGCCCTATCAGCCTACTGTGTGATCATCTTTTTTGACCTTCTATTGATCGTTATACCAGATAGTTCCATTGGTGGGTCGCTAATCTCAATGGTTATGGTATATGCCATTCTTGGGTTATTTGTTGTGTGGTTCATAATAAATGCATTCTTCGAGGAAAGATTTCTAAGATCTATAGGTAAGGTTCAGCTAATTATGATGATCGTTATGGCTGTTATACTAGTTGCAGAAGAAACTGTAATTTTAAGAACACCCGCACACCTTTCGACTCATCTATTTTTTTCCTTTACAGGAAACTGGATAGAAGATATACTTATAGATACGGGATACCTGTTTATTCTCTTCTTCGGGTTTCAGGAAATCATGGCATTTCAGAGGAATATTACGGATAAAAGCACTATAAAAATACCAGGTATTAAAAAGACCATAGTGATGGATAAGGATCATGTTATAAAATGGTCAATGATTTTTACCATAATTGTCTCTTCTTCCATTAATATCATTTATTCCATTGCAGTCCTTTTGACGCAATCCAGGGGCACAGGAATAGAGAAAAGCTCGATTCCTGCATTTCTTATTGCGCAGATGACAGGGGGTGAATCATGGTTTTTATTGATGATTATCGCATTCATCATTGCCACCCTGACAACCTTTGTACCTGCATTTCTGGCCGCATCACGACATCTTAAATCCCTTGGTGAGGACAGAATATTTCCATACAGTTTAACAAAATACTCGTGGCTATTTACACTTGTGTTCATCATCCTTCTGGTTGCATCTGGTGAATCTTTTCTCCTGAGCATTACAGATTTCATGGTTCTTATAAGTCTTGGTTTCATAACAATTTCCGGTACACACTACAGGAATGAACTTGGAAATGTGAAAGGATTGCTTTTTCCAGTTATGGTAGGTATACTGACATTTACCTTTGGTGCGTTTAATTATTTTGTTGATCCTGTCGTTGTATTATTTTCAATTCTGATCATTTCTGTTGCGTATCTTGTCCATAATCTCATTAATATGGATTCTGTGGCCCTTAAGTTATTTACTGGTTCTATGCTGGTTATGATCTTATTGACTGATATGTTCATAAATATTGAGGTGACTGGAACTAGTGGAATTCATTTTTTCTTCCTGAAAGAAGGGTTAAAGAATACCTTTGATGAATTCTTATTGCTTATGTTTTCGCTTGTAATATTAAGTATAGTGGATTTCATGTTGGAGTGGAGGCTAAGTCGAAAAATGAACCTACTTGACATTCTGCAGTAA